One window of uncultured Fretibacterium sp. genomic DNA carries:
- the argS gene encoding arginine--tRNA ligase gives MSDELMRGSAVSYPREALLRAVRSVAEELGKPLPEGMAFELERPRHEGQGDRSASAAMQLSKAFSMPPRTLAARIVGRLSEDGSGFFDKIEVAGPGFINFFLSKKWFASAADEVLSLGNRYGSSDLGGGRKVQVEFVSANPTGPLHIGHGRGAAVGDVVAGILAFTGWNVEREYYINDAGLQMDILGRSAQARYFELAGRPELAPFPENGYKGAYIRDLARTVLEREGDRFLAESPSESLPWFKRYAGDVILGRIKEDLGRFGVRFDVWFSEATLYERDLVRQAMEDLKRRDFAFESDGALWFKTTDFEDDKDRVLIRNNGAPTYFASDIAYHRDKFVTRGFDRVIDVWGADHHGYIPRMKAGVEAIGKSADDLDVLLIQLVNLMRDGHPVAMSTRSGEFVTLKEVLDEVGVDATRFFFLMRRSDSQLDFDLDLAKKQSSDNPVYYVQYAHARICSVVREWTARGGSADRLGSDGVPIPESLFEDDAARGLADCLALFPREVENASRDLAPQMLTAYAGLLAGAFHSFYNTNRILGEAGEVELGRLKLANAVRIVLHTCLSLLGVSAPERM, from the coding sequence ATGTCGGATGAATTGATGCGGGGTTCGGCCGTTTCCTACCCGAGGGAGGCTCTACTTCGGGCTGTCCGGAGCGTCGCGGAGGAGTTGGGGAAGCCCCTCCCGGAGGGGATGGCGTTCGAGCTGGAACGTCCCAGGCACGAGGGGCAGGGGGATCGTTCGGCCAGCGCCGCCATGCAGCTCTCCAAGGCGTTTTCCATGCCCCCGAGGACGTTGGCTGCCCGGATCGTCGGGCGGCTGAGCGAGGATGGAAGCGGTTTTTTCGATAAAATAGAGGTCGCCGGACCGGGGTTCATCAACTTTTTCCTCTCGAAAAAATGGTTTGCCTCCGCCGCGGACGAGGTCCTTTCCCTGGGAAATCGGTACGGTTCCTCGGACCTGGGGGGCGGGCGAAAGGTGCAGGTGGAGTTCGTCAGCGCCAACCCGACGGGGCCGCTGCACATCGGCCACGGCCGCGGCGCGGCGGTGGGGGACGTCGTCGCGGGCATCCTCGCCTTCACAGGCTGGAATGTCGAGCGGGAGTACTACATCAACGACGCGGGGCTCCAGATGGATATCCTGGGACGTTCCGCTCAGGCCCGCTACTTCGAGCTGGCGGGGCGCCCCGAACTTGCTCCCTTCCCCGAGAACGGCTACAAGGGCGCTTATATAAGAGACCTTGCCCGCACGGTCCTGGAGCGGGAGGGCGACCGTTTCCTGGCGGAGTCGCCCTCGGAGAGCCTGCCCTGGTTCAAGCGGTACGCGGGGGACGTCATCCTGGGGCGGATCAAGGAGGATCTGGGGCGTTTCGGGGTCCGCTTCGATGTCTGGTTCTCCGAGGCCACCCTTTACGAGCGGGATCTGGTGCGCCAGGCCATGGAGGACCTCAAGAGGCGCGACTTCGCCTTCGAGTCGGACGGCGCGCTCTGGTTCAAGACGACCGATTTCGAGGACGACAAGGACCGCGTACTGATCCGCAACAACGGGGCGCCCACCTATTTCGCGTCGGATATTGCCTATCATCGGGACAAGTTCGTGACTCGCGGGTTCGATCGGGTCATCGACGTGTGGGGGGCCGATCATCACGGCTATATTCCGAGGATGAAGGCTGGGGTGGAGGCCATCGGAAAGTCGGCCGACGACCTCGACGTGCTGCTGATCCAGCTGGTCAACCTGATGCGGGACGGCCATCCCGTGGCGATGTCGACCCGGTCGGGGGAGTTCGTCACCCTGAAGGAGGTCCTGGATGAGGTCGGCGTCGACGCCACGCGGTTCTTCTTCCTCATGCGCCGGAGCGACAGCCAGCTGGACTTCGACCTCGACCTCGCAAAAAAGCAGAGCAGCGACAACCCCGTCTATTACGTCCAGTACGCTCATGCCCGAATCTGCAGCGTCGTCCGGGAGTGGACGGCCCGTGGTGGCAGCGCGGACCGTCTGGGCTCGGACGGCGTTCCGATCCCCGAGAGCCTGTTCGAGGACGATGCGGCCCGCGGGCTGGCGGACTGTCTGGCGCTCTTTCCGCGGGAGGTGGAGAACGCGTCGCGGGACCTGGCCCCTCAGATGCTGACGGCCTATGCGGGGCTGCTGGCCGGCGCCTTCCATTCCTTCTACAACACCAACCGCATCCTGGGCGAGGCCGGGGAGGTGGAGCTCGGTCGTCTCAAGCTGGCGAACGCGGTGCGCATTGTCCTGCACACCTGCCTGAGCCTGCTGGGCGTGAGCGCCCCCGAGCGGATGTGA